The stretch of DNA ACACCGCGTCGATCACCACCGACCCGAAACGCGGTATCGGTGCCGCCCGCAACTGGGCCGCCAGCCGGTTCCAGGCGATCGCTGCGACGTGCGGCGGTTGCATCACCGTCGATCGTATTTCGCGCCGCTTCACGGGCCCGCGTGCACCGACCGGCGTCATCGTGGAGGATGTGCTCGGCATCCAGAAGGGCCGCGATCCGAACCGCGTCGTTATCGTCGGCGCGCATATCGACAGTCGTGTCACCGACGTGATGAACGTCACCTCCGATGCGCCCGGCGCGAACGACAATGCGTCGGGCGTCGCGCTGGTGCTGGAGGCGGCGCGCTTGCTGTCGCAACGCCAGTTCGACGCGACAATCGTGTATGCCGTGTTCTCCGGCGAGGAGCAGGGCCTGTGGGGTGCCGAACTGCTCGCCGACACCGCGAAGGCGCGCGGCTGGCAAGTGTCTGCGATGCTCAACAACGATATCGTCGGCAATACGGTGGGGCAGGGCGGCGTACGCGTCGCCGACACGGTACGCGTATTCTCGGAAGGCATCCGCGCATCGGAGGATCTGGTCGCCCAGCAGGGGCGCCGCGCGGAGGGGGGCGAGGATGACGGCCCCAGTCGTGCGCTGGCCAAGGCGATCGACGGCATCGCCGTGGGCATTCCCGGCGGCCTCGATGTCATAATCGATCGCCGGCCGGACCGGTTCGGTCGTGGCGGCGATCACGAACCTTTCCTGAAGCTTGGCTATCCCGCGGTACGGTTCTCGGTGGCGGCGGAGAATTGGGATCGCCAGCATCAGGATCTGCGCACCGAACAGGGCGTGCTCTACGGTGATACGATCGAGGGTATGGACTTCCCGTATCTCGCCAAGGTCACCGCGATCAACGTCGCGACGCTGTCGCGGATCGCCAGCGCACCTGCTGCGCCCGAAGACGTGTCGATCGCCGGCGCGCTGTCCCGCGACACGACGGTGAAGTGGACTGCGGTACCGGGCGCCGCCGGCTACCGCGTCCGGTGGCGTCGCAACGACGCCCAGACCTGGGCGGAGACCCGCGACGTTACCGGGACCGGGACGGTCCTGACGCAGGTGCCGGTCGACGACAATTTCGTCGGCGTCTCCGCGCTTTCGGCCATTGGCGCGGAAAGCCTGGTCAGCTTCGCGGGACGCGACCGCCGGCCGACCCGGTAACCGCACGTCCGCCCGACCATCTGCCGCCCTGGCATCGGTAGGTCATGCGGCGGGTCATGCGGCGGCCGAGGCTCTCCAGCGCCCGTTTGCCAGCGCGCACGCCTGTTCGCAGGGCATGGGGCGGCCTAAATAAAAGCCCTGGACGTTGGTGCAGCCGATCGCCTGCGCCATGCGGTGCTCGGCTTCGGTCTCGACGCCCTCGGCCGTCGTGCTGATGTCGAGGCTGTTGGCGAGCGCGATCACCGCGTGGACGATAGCGACCGCTTCGCGCATCCCGGCGGCGGCATCGCGGACGAAGCTTCGGTCGATCTTGATCGACGAGAACCGCGTGCGGCTGAGATAGCCCAGCGAGGAATGGCCAACGCCAAAATCGTCGAGGCTGAGCCGGACGCCCAGATCGAGCAGGCGCTCGAGGACCTTGGTCGCGCCGAGAGCCTCGGTCAGGAACACACCCTCGGTGACCTCGAGTTCGAGGCGATCCGCGGACAGGCCGGTGTTCGCCAGCGCGGACGTGACCGTCGTTACGAAATTGGGGTTCTGGAGCTGGTCGGCGGATACGTTGACCGCGACGCGGATGTCGGACGGCCATTTCGCCGCTTCCTCGCACGCGGTGCGCAGCGCCCACGCCCCGATCGGCGCGATCAGGCGCGCGTCTTCGGCGAGCGGGATGAACTTCTCGGGTGCGATGATCCCGAATCGTGGGCTCGTCCAGCGCAGCAGCGCCTCGAACGCGACGAGCGTTTCGCCGCGGGCATCGACCACCGGCTGATAGTCGAGGTGCATCTCGCCATTCTCGAGTGCGGTGCGAAGCGCCATTTCGAGGACGCGCCGCTCCTCTGCCTTCACGTGCAGTTCGGGCTCGTAGGTGCGATACACCCCGCGGCCGGCGTCCTTGGCACGGTAGAGCGCGAGATCGGCAGAGCGGACGAGCATCTCCGCGGTGCGCCCGTCGCGCGGGCCGATCGCGATGCCGACGCTGGCACCGATGTACAGCGTATGCGCGTCGATCTCATAGGGTTGCGACAGCGTCTCGATGATCCGCCGTGCAAGGTCCTCGATCGCGCCGGCGTCGCTCGCACCCCGCACGATGACCGCGAACTCGTCGCCGCCGAGGCGCCCGCACAGGCTCCCGTCCGCCATCAACGTCTCAAGCCGCTCGGACACGCAACCCAGCAGGCGATCGCCGATCGGATGGCCCAGCGTATCGTTGACCGCCTTGAACCGGTCGAGATCGAGCATCATGAACGCGTAGCGCCCGCCCCGGGCGTCGGCGTCCGCCATCGTCCTGACGAGCGTCTCGTTGATCATCAGCCGGTTGGGCAGCCCGGTCAGCACGTCGAACCGCGCCATCCGGTTGATCCGGTCTTCCGCCGCGCGCAACTCGGTGATGTCGGACGTAACGCCGCGAAATCCGTAAAATTCCCCATCGTCGCCGAACCGGGGGGAGGCGGCGATTTCCCACCATCGATCCTGCCCGTTGATCGTCACCGGCAGGCGGACGTCGCGGAAGCTGTCGCGACGGCGCAATTTCTCGGCAAGCGTCCGCAGTTCGGGCGCGAACGCTCCACTATCCCAGCCCGGACCGGCCAGCAGTTGCAGCAACGGCATGCCGTCGATCTCGCCAGGTTCGAGCCCGCACGCGACCGCGAATCGCGACGATGCGCGAACGATCCGGCGCATCGCGTCGGTCTCCCACAGCCAGTCCGCGCCGGTATCCTCGAACTCGCGCAGGAGCAGGCTCACGGTCTCGTCGCGTTCGTTCAGCACGATCTCGTTGGCGCGGATCAGGACGAGCGCACGGGCGCGGCTGATGCATCCCGCCATCAGCAAAAGGGTGAAACCCAGGATCCCGAACGCTGCCGAGGTCGTACCCGCGATCAGCAGTTGGATGACCATCGACGCGCCAAGATAACCCAGGAAGATCAGCGTCGCGAGCGCAAGCGGCGCCATCGCGAACGCCGCAGCCGTCATCAACAGGGTCAGCGTGATGCCTAGCCCGGCAGTCGTGCCCGAGGGCGCGTGCGTACAGAACAGGATCGGTACGCACGACCAGCCTAGCCCGAGCGCCAGACCCTCCCACCCCGTTCTGCGCAGGTCGCGGACGCTCGCCTGGCTTTCACCGATGTGGGGGACCGCCAGACGACGAAACCCGACCGAGACGGCAATCGCGACGAGCAACGCGGACCATGTGGTGATCTGCCATGCCGGAATGGTCGCGCTGACCAGGAACCCGGTTACCAGTATCGCCGCCAAATTGGCGGAGAGCAGGCCCAGCGCCATCTTGCGTCCGGCGAACAACTGCGCAGCACGGATACGGCTCCATTCGACATGGTCCGCCCCGCCGCCGCGAAGCCCCAATAGTCTGGGGAGATCGGCGGTCACGTGGCGTGACGGAGAAGGCGATGCAGGGCTCACGGCGTCGGTCATAGATCAGCTTGGTTATCAGATGGTTCTTATCAACCGTCGTGACTGCAATTTAGTTCGATCTGGATCAATCCACGCGGTCGCGTACGTCCTCGCACAGTTTCCTTCGCGTGTCAGCGGCGGCGGCGTGTACCGCTGCCCATCTCGGGCAGGGCGGTCTCAGGCTGCGATGTCGTACGGCTTGATGTCGCCGCTCAGATACAGGTTGCGCGCCTTGGCACGGCTGAGCTTGCCCGACGACGTACGCGGCAATGTGCGCGGCGGGATCAGTTCGATCAGGCAGTTCATGCCCGTCACCGAACGCACCCGCTCGCGGATCTCGTCGCGCAGGCGCAGACGTTCGGCTTCGTCCG from Sphingomonas sp. HMP9 encodes:
- a CDS encoding M28 family metallopeptidase yields the protein MPIFAVPLLLAAAAPYPAPSPVRLKADVTTMVGFGTRHTASITTDPKRGIGAARNWAASRFQAIAATCGGCITVDRISRRFTGPRAPTGVIVEDVLGIQKGRDPNRVVIVGAHIDSRVTDVMNVTSDAPGANDNASGVALVLEAARLLSQRQFDATIVYAVFSGEEQGLWGAELLADTAKARGWQVSAMLNNDIVGNTVGQGGVRVADTVRVFSEGIRASEDLVAQQGRRAEGGEDDGPSRALAKAIDGIAVGIPGGLDVIIDRRPDRFGRGGDHEPFLKLGYPAVRFSVAAENWDRQHQDLRTEQGVLYGDTIEGMDFPYLAKVTAINVATLSRIASAPAAPEDVSIAGALSRDTTVKWTAVPGAAGYRVRWRRNDAQTWAETRDVTGTGTVLTQVPVDDNFVGVSALSAIGAESLVSFAGRDRRPTR
- a CDS encoding putative bifunctional diguanylate cyclase/phosphodiesterase, translated to MTADLPRLLGLRGGGADHVEWSRIRAAQLFAGRKMALGLLSANLAAILVTGFLVSATIPAWQITTWSALLVAIAVSVGFRRLAVPHIGESQASVRDLRRTGWEGLALGLGWSCVPILFCTHAPSGTTAGLGITLTLLMTAAAFAMAPLALATLIFLGYLGASMVIQLLIAGTTSAAFGILGFTLLLMAGCISRARALVLIRANEIVLNERDETVSLLLREFEDTGADWLWETDAMRRIVRASSRFAVACGLEPGEIDGMPLLQLLAGPGWDSGAFAPELRTLAEKLRRRDSFRDVRLPVTINGQDRWWEIAASPRFGDDGEFYGFRGVTSDITELRAAEDRINRMARFDVLTGLPNRLMINETLVRTMADADARGGRYAFMMLDLDRFKAVNDTLGHPIGDRLLGCVSERLETLMADGSLCGRLGGDEFAVIVRGASDAGAIEDLARRIIETLSQPYEIDAHTLYIGASVGIAIGPRDGRTAEMLVRSADLALYRAKDAGRGVYRTYEPELHVKAEERRVLEMALRTALENGEMHLDYQPVVDARGETLVAFEALLRWTSPRFGIIAPEKFIPLAEDARLIAPIGAWALRTACEEAAKWPSDIRVAVNVSADQLQNPNFVTTVTSALANTGLSADRLELEVTEGVFLTEALGATKVLERLLDLGVRLSLDDFGVGHSSLGYLSRTRFSSIKIDRSFVRDAAAGMREAVAIVHAVIALANSLDISTTAEGVETEAEHRMAQAIGCTNVQGFYLGRPMPCEQACALANGRWRASAAA